Proteins encoded in a region of the Paucibacter sediminis genome:
- a CDS encoding glycosyltransferase domain-containing protein, translating to MSSNTSRTRLVVYTVLTGSKEALGNPLAQLPPDASSDLDIDFVCFTDNRALSSPVWSFRYLDRLPLPPEKASRRPKAMPQDYLPEWEYSLYIDNIVLFKRLPQAADLRTERPYLFKLFKHPTRSNPLQEAEAILQIGYEKAERVAAQLDFYAKLMPLEEITPLSTCTVMLRQHGHAQVQGFGRTWWEQILNFCKRDQMSFDFSLKSSGAAVEYFPGTMGDSELVYKTVNMHAGRVLANFDPVRYGWMHRDDPEARRDPRAHYLKAGQHTGQDYAARSELLEFLSYRYGSSLGNQVAPRRNLAAPLQLLLQPYRLEAQGRMLIVRVLAEGETAFDAAEAGQAEVVLATFMGAKYEGVRLELTSAQLASGTIRLQPDARGYELVVLLGLPGELLTQAYAMLVPVLTAARGLLCAIACTPAAVMDVARVEQAMLQLRGSCLTGVQQSLHDSLEQPLRNSLLSFEWGGG from the coding sequence ATGAGTTCGAACACCTCACGCACGCGCCTGGTCGTCTATACCGTGTTGACCGGATCCAAGGAGGCGCTGGGCAACCCGCTGGCGCAGCTGCCGCCGGATGCCAGCTCAGACCTGGACATCGATTTCGTCTGCTTCACCGACAACCGCGCACTGAGCTCGCCGGTCTGGAGCTTCCGCTACCTCGACCGCCTGCCGCTGCCGCCCGAGAAGGCGTCGCGCCGGCCCAAGGCGATGCCGCAGGACTATCTGCCCGAGTGGGAGTACAGCCTCTACATCGACAACATCGTGCTGTTCAAGCGCCTGCCGCAGGCGGCGGACCTGCGCACCGAGCGGCCCTACCTGTTCAAGCTCTTCAAGCACCCGACGCGCAGCAACCCCCTGCAGGAGGCCGAGGCGATCCTGCAGATCGGCTACGAGAAGGCCGAGCGCGTGGCCGCCCAGCTGGACTTCTACGCCAAGCTGATGCCGCTGGAGGAGATCACGCCGCTGAGCACCTGCACGGTGATGCTGCGCCAGCATGGCCATGCGCAGGTGCAGGGTTTTGGGCGCACCTGGTGGGAGCAGATCCTGAACTTCTGCAAGCGCGACCAGATGTCCTTCGACTTCTCGCTCAAGTCCAGCGGCGCCGCGGTGGAGTATTTCCCGGGCACCATGGGCGACAGCGAGCTGGTCTACAAGACCGTCAACATGCATGCCGGCCGCGTGCTGGCCAATTTCGACCCGGTGCGCTACGGCTGGATGCATCGCGACGACCCCGAGGCAAGACGTGACCCCCGGGCGCATTACCTGAAGGCCGGCCAGCACACCGGCCAGGACTATGCGGCGCGTTCCGAGCTGCTGGAATTTCTCAGCTACCGCTATGGCTCCAGCCTGGGCAACCAGGTGGCGCCGCGGCGCAATCTGGCCGCGCCGCTACAGCTGCTGTTGCAACCCTACCGGTTGGAGGCGCAGGGCCGCATGCTGATCGTGCGCGTGCTGGCCGAGGGCGAAACCGCCTTCGACGCCGCCGAGGCCGGCCAGGCCGAGGTCGTGCTGGCGACCTTCATGGGCGCCAAGTACGAGGGCGTGCGCCTGGAGCTGACGAGCGCCCAGCTCGCCTCCGGCACGATCCGCCTGCAGCCCGACGCACGCGGCTACGAGCTGGTGGTCTTGCTGGGCCTGCCCGGCGAGTTGCTGACCCAGGCCTATGCCATGCTGGTGCCGGTGCTCACCGCTGCGCGTGGCCTGCTGTGCGCGATCGCCTGCACGCCGGCCGCGGTGATGGACGTGGCGCGGGTGGAGCAGGCCATGCTGCAGCTGCGCGGCAGCTGCCTCACCGGCGTGCAGCAAAGCCTGCACGACAGCCTGGAGCAGCCGTTGCGGAACAGCCTCCTGAGCTTCGAGTGGGGTGGCGGCTGA
- a CDS encoding FkbM family methyltransferase: MTFSLFPRLRELGLPAPVGVLQLGASYGQELREFAENGIRAGVFVEPLPEPFANLAKNCSLVPHYIAVNTLCAETSGKTYPFHVASNGGMSSSILAPGTHLAVNPGVHFTHTVNVVSSTVDDVLALVQANGHGAAVQALDLMFLDCQGAEFQIFRGAARSLPQFKYIYTEVMRNELYAGQVPFLSYCHFLDAIGFTLNDVYFGYPEQAGNALFIRKDLVAVK; the protein is encoded by the coding sequence ATGACCTTTTCGCTCTTTCCACGTTTGCGCGAACTGGGTCTGCCCGCCCCCGTCGGCGTGCTGCAGCTGGGCGCCAGCTACGGCCAGGAGCTGCGCGAGTTTGCCGAGAACGGCATCCGCGCCGGCGTGTTCGTCGAGCCCCTGCCCGAGCCCTTCGCCAACCTGGCGAAGAACTGCAGCCTGGTGCCCCACTACATCGCCGTGAACACCTTGTGCGCGGAGACCTCGGGCAAGACCTACCCCTTTCACGTCGCCAGCAATGGCGGCATGAGCAGCAGCATCCTGGCGCCGGGCACGCATCTGGCGGTCAACCCGGGCGTGCATTTCACCCACACCGTCAACGTCGTCTCGTCGACGGTGGACGATGTGCTGGCCCTGGTGCAGGCCAACGGCCATGGGGCCGCGGTGCAGGCGCTGGACCTGATGTTTCTGGACTGCCAGGGCGCGGAGTTCCAGATCTTCCGCGGCGCGGCGCGCAGCCTGCCGCAGTTCAAGTACATCTACACCGAGGTGATGCGCAACGAGCTCTACGCCGGCCAGGTGCCCTTCCTGAGCTACTGCCATTTCCTCGACGCCATCGGCTTCACGCTCAACGACGTCTACTTCGGCTACCCCGAACAGGCCGGCAACGCCCTCTTCATCCGCAAGGATCTGGTGGCGGTCAAGTAA
- a CDS encoding FkbM family methyltransferase translates to MSATASFQDYVQALERQAGEDAKGITARLQAAGTPQRGLFIDCGSNLGQGFGQFSRYFLPRDFDYVLIEPNPNCWPALEKIVAAGEGRIELLKQAAGTKVGVVQFFGLEQDPTSQGGSMLAEHNSKYYAANAATALDVPCFSLAQLIEDARARYPSVVLKLDIEGGEYEVLPDLIARGAHKLLDAAYIEFHSQYMAEPKGAVYRELEARLKAQIVHDQVPLRIWF, encoded by the coding sequence ATGAGTGCAACAGCCAGCTTTCAGGACTATGTGCAGGCGCTGGAGCGCCAGGCCGGCGAGGATGCCAAGGGCATCACGGCGCGCCTGCAGGCCGCTGGCACGCCGCAGCGCGGCCTGTTCATCGACTGCGGCTCCAATCTGGGCCAGGGCTTTGGCCAGTTCTCGCGCTACTTCCTGCCGCGCGACTTCGACTATGTGCTGATCGAGCCCAACCCCAATTGCTGGCCGGCGCTGGAGAAGATCGTGGCCGCCGGCGAGGGTCGCATCGAGCTGCTCAAACAGGCCGCCGGCACCAAGGTCGGCGTGGTGCAGTTCTTCGGCCTGGAGCAGGACCCGACCTCGCAGGGCGGCTCGATGCTGGCCGAGCACAACAGCAAGTACTACGCCGCCAACGCCGCCACCGCGCTCGACGTGCCCTGCTTCTCGCTGGCGCAGCTGATCGAGGACGCGCGCGCCCGCTATCCCAGCGTGGTGCTCAAGCTCGACATCGAGGGCGGCGAGTACGAGGTGCTGCCCGACCTGATCGCGCGCGGCGCCCACAAGCTGCTGGACGCCGCCTACATCGAGTTCCACTCGCAGTACATGGCCGAACCCAAGGGCGCGGTCTACCGCGAACTTGAGGCGCGGCTGAAGGCACAAATCGTTCACGACCAGGTTCCGCTGCGGATCTGGTTCTAG
- the asnB gene encoding asparagine synthase (glutamine-hydrolyzing): MCGIAGIWLKEAADSGRIDRAVEHFRLSMHHRGPDAFGVHRSERAAFVNLRLAIVDRASSGNQPFYAPDGGSGIVYNGEVYNWQELRAPLEGKFPFKSHTDTEVVLASHLAQGDAAFAALNGMFGLCIWNEADKSFVLARDRFGAKPLYVYEDAHCIAFASELKGLLGLEGLDLTPDAAGLQDYLAFRYNLAPRTLFQRIEKLPAGHLLRFVNGQRRELRPYARLEITEPALSRPTHDYVEELDALLASSVKGQLMGEVPIGVLLSGGLDSSSIAAYVHKAGAHLKAYSIGFPEVNEFSFSRDVAQRFELDYVELCITQDELRGGMDRVLRELDEPIADPACFALSRLCQRIREDVTVVLSGEGGDELFAGYGHHQLATVPGLGRDQAFVEFFQRSANNIEAPQWLRDKAMPLQHLRFRPHFDRADSLLSGMQNFELHTWLPEDLMMKADKIAMAHSLEGRFPFLDLKVFEFAARLPRELKIPTPGASKQVLRDLMQPQLPRSVLERPKMGFTVPPAFFLAPLRERLAGAIEQLRHGNLDGVMDLDAVRATLTQYYEQPGSVPVFKAWNLAVLLLWWAEVLPAYLPKQLPKPLTPVITPAETPVTIHHVLCDGGLSNRFNALAFALVLRNKFGGDWRISWPINNWCGAAFHELFECELPVDELGIDHYKAREAEHLLLMHENQVGFSGEHLVINRQLQGYEDYARHFASGRSVVYYNNLIPGFASFEDLRQALAQLRPNAVAARRALDFCQQHHIGPEVVGLHIRKTDFGDRVDDQALFKQAQGSSTRFFVCSDDAEVNARFATLPNCAVFTKTAFPEKMVAEAGWNQWTQDGNGRQFPFNISRPSASVVEGFVDQLILSRTAIMSTSNSTFLHTAKLFGQTQFLGGQNAQEAAPAITPPPPMPKPAERPVTPFDLYALLNLIRPWQMNSDVKVRIGAPHDGGYVMPSSSRRSNTVLSIGIGDEVSFDDELAGLGARVLQFDHTIEGSPSRHPNCQFHRQGWGASDSAPLVSLKTMVGMLDWSQARHPILKFDTEGAEWSCLSAADSADLARFEVLTGEFHDFHQLPDRAFFDTVFGVFSKLNETHRVVHLHANNAGGMVMIGGVPFPRLLELTWMRISSASFYGHSNEPIPGPLDRPNVPQLPDLHLRAF, translated from the coding sequence ATGTGCGGAATTGCGGGAATCTGGCTGAAAGAAGCCGCCGACAGCGGGCGCATTGACCGCGCGGTGGAGCATTTCCGCCTCAGCATGCATCACCGCGGCCCGGATGCCTTCGGCGTGCACCGCAGCGAGCGCGCCGCCTTCGTGAACCTGCGCCTGGCCATCGTGGACCGCGCCAGCAGCGGCAACCAGCCCTTTTACGCACCCGACGGCGGCAGCGGCATCGTCTACAACGGCGAGGTCTACAACTGGCAGGAACTGCGTGCGCCGCTAGAGGGCAAGTTCCCGTTCAAGAGCCACACCGACACCGAGGTGGTGCTGGCCAGCCACCTGGCCCAGGGCGACGCCGCCTTCGCCGCACTGAACGGCATGTTCGGCCTGTGCATCTGGAACGAGGCTGACAAGAGCTTCGTGCTGGCGCGCGACCGTTTCGGCGCCAAGCCCCTCTATGTCTACGAAGACGCGCACTGCATCGCCTTCGCCTCCGAGCTCAAGGGCCTGCTGGGCCTGGAGGGCCTGGACCTGACGCCCGATGCCGCCGGCCTGCAGGACTACCTGGCGTTCCGCTACAACCTGGCGCCGCGCACCCTGTTCCAGCGCATCGAGAAGCTGCCGGCCGGCCATCTGCTGCGCTTCGTGAACGGCCAGCGCCGCGAACTGCGGCCCTATGCCCGGCTGGAAATCACCGAGCCGGCGCTGAGCCGCCCGACGCACGACTATGTGGAAGAGCTGGATGCGCTGCTGGCCAGCTCGGTGAAGGGCCAGCTGATGGGCGAGGTGCCGATCGGCGTGCTGCTCTCCGGCGGCCTGGATTCCTCCAGCATCGCCGCCTATGTGCACAAGGCCGGCGCGCACCTGAAGGCCTACAGCATCGGCTTCCCCGAGGTCAACGAGTTCAGCTTCTCGCGCGATGTGGCGCAGCGCTTCGAGCTCGACTATGTGGAGCTGTGCATCACGCAAGACGAGCTGCGCGGCGGCATGGACCGCGTGCTGCGCGAGCTCGACGAACCGATCGCCGACCCCGCCTGCTTTGCGCTCTCGCGCTTGTGTCAGCGCATCCGCGAGGACGTCACCGTGGTGCTGTCGGGCGAAGGCGGCGACGAGCTCTTTGCCGGCTATGGCCACCACCAGCTCGCCACCGTGCCGGGCCTGGGGCGCGACCAGGCCTTCGTCGAGTTCTTCCAGCGCAGTGCCAACAATATCGAGGCCCCGCAGTGGCTGCGCGACAAGGCCATGCCGCTGCAGCACCTGCGCTTCCGCCCGCATTTCGACCGGGCCGACAGCCTGCTCTCGGGCATGCAGAACTTCGAGCTGCACACCTGGCTGCCCGAAGACCTGATGATGAAGGCCGACAAGATTGCAATGGCGCATTCGCTCGAGGGCCGCTTCCCCTTCCTGGACCTGAAGGTGTTCGAGTTCGCCGCGCGCCTGCCGCGCGAGCTCAAGATCCCCACGCCCGGCGCCTCCAAGCAGGTGCTGCGCGATCTGATGCAGCCCCAGCTGCCGCGCTCGGTGCTGGAGCGCCCCAAGATGGGTTTCACCGTGCCGCCGGCCTTCTTCCTGGCACCGCTGCGCGAGCGCTTGGCTGGCGCCATTGAGCAGCTGCGCCATGGAAACCTGGACGGCGTGATGGACCTGGACGCGGTGCGCGCCACCCTCACGCAGTACTACGAGCAGCCCGGCAGTGTGCCGGTCTTCAAGGCCTGGAACCTGGCGGTGCTGCTGCTGTGGTGGGCCGAGGTGCTGCCCGCGTACTTGCCCAAACAGCTGCCCAAGCCCCTGACCCCCGTGATCACCCCAGCGGAGACCCCCGTGACGATTCATCATGTCCTGTGCGACGGGGGCCTGAGCAACCGTTTCAACGCCCTCGCCTTTGCCCTGGTGCTGCGCAACAAGTTCGGCGGCGACTGGCGCATCTCCTGGCCCATCAACAACTGGTGCGGCGCGGCCTTCCACGAGCTGTTCGAATGCGAGCTGCCGGTGGACGAGCTGGGCATCGACCATTACAAGGCGCGCGAGGCCGAGCATCTGCTGCTGATGCATGAGAACCAGGTCGGCTTCTCCGGCGAGCACCTGGTCATCAACCGCCAGTTGCAGGGCTATGAGGACTATGCGCGCCACTTTGCCAGCGGCCGCAGCGTCGTCTACTACAACAACCTGATCCCCGGCTTCGCCAGCTTTGAAGACCTGCGCCAGGCGCTGGCCCAGCTGCGCCCGAACGCTGTTGCGGCCAGGCGCGCGCTGGACTTCTGCCAGCAGCACCACATCGGCCCCGAGGTGGTGGGCCTGCATATCCGCAAGACCGACTTCGGCGACCGCGTCGACGACCAGGCCCTCTTCAAGCAGGCCCAGGGCAGCAGCACGCGCTTCTTCGTCTGCTCCGACGATGCCGAGGTCAACGCTCGCTTTGCCACCCTGCCCAACTGCGCCGTGTTCACGAAGACCGCCTTCCCCGAGAAGATGGTGGCCGAGGCGGGCTGGAACCAGTGGACCCAGGACGGCAACGGCCGCCAGTTCCCCTTCAATATCTCGCGCCCCTCCGCCTCGGTGGTGGAAGGCTTTGTCGATCAACTCATCCTGTCACGGACGGCCATCATGAGCACCTCGAATTCGACCTTTCTGCACACCGCCAAGCTGTTCGGCCAGACGCAGTTCCTCGGCGGGCAGAATGCGCAAGAGGCGGCGCCGGCCATCACCCCACCTCCTCCCATGCCCAAACCCGCGGAGCGTCCCGTGACCCCATTCGACCTCTATGCCTTGCTGAACCTGATCCGCCCCTGGCAGATGAACAGCGACGTCAAGGTGCGCATCGGTGCCCCGCATGACGGCGGCTATGTGATGCCCAGCTCCTCGCGCCGCAGCAACACGGTGCTGTCGATCGGCATCGGCGACGAGGTCAGCTTCGACGACGAGCTGGCCGGCCTGGGCGCGCGCGTGCTGCAGTTCGACCACACCATCGAGGGCAGCCCGAGCCGCCACCCCAACTGCCAGTTCCATCGCCAGGGCTGGGGCGCCAGCGACAGCGCACCGCTGGTCTCGCTGAAGACCATGGTGGGCATGCTGGACTGGAGCCAGGCGCGCCATCCGATCCTGAAGTTCGACACCGAGGGCGCCGAATGGTCCTGCCTGAGCGCGGCCGACAGCGCCGACCTGGCCCGCTTCGAGGTGCTGACCGGCGAGTTCCACGACTTCCACCAGCTGCCCGACCGCGCCTTCTTCGACACCGTGTTCGGCGTCTTCAGCAAGCTCAACGAGACGCACCGCGTCGTGCACCTGCATGCCAACAATGCCGGCGGCATGGTGATGATCGGCGGCGTGCCCTTCCCACGCCTGCTGGAGCTGACCTGGATGCGCATCAGCTCGGCCAGCTTCTACGGCCATTCCAACGAGCCCATCCCCGGCCCGCTGGACCGTCCCAACGTGCCCCAGCTGCCCGACCTGCATCTGCGCGCCTTCTGA
- a CDS encoding acetylglucosamine transferase produces MDMSQPDLKTLTASEAQAAAKAELIARAGKPGQVSLADVMETASAWQQAGQLEPAAQLYQAWIAANDSPLKPLACYNWGTILGALRRAAEAEQAYLMALQLKPGFAQAQLNLGHQREHLGRVEEALACWQAVVALQAPFETMGVDVLSLRLHALNNMARLLEEQRRYEESQACMRQSLMLKADQSDVLQHYVHIRQKQCDWPVYQPVGEVTHNQLLRSTSLLATLSASDDPAVQLMIAQRFVHEKVLAYKGKPLHEAAAAAKPRSGKIKIGYLSGDLCMHAVGLLTPELFELHDRERFEVTAFCWSREDGSAQRARILKAMDQHVRLAGVDDQTAARLIAEAGIDILVDLQGLTSGARPNILVQRPAPIQVSYLGLPATSAIPGVDWIIADRFAMPEDYLPYCTEKPIYLPHCYQVSDRQRVIGARPTRAQYGLPEDAFVFCSFNNNHKFSEEMFRCWMRVLSAVRGSVLWLLADNAWAKANMLRVAAEYGVGEERLIFAPRVAPPEYLARFVLADLVLDTFPYNAGTTASDCLWMNTPMLTRAGRSYISRMAGSLLTNVGLPDLVTYSLAEYEQRAIQIGQQPARAASYRRYLEEHGHASPLFDIPGMVRDLEAQFESIALAARQRQGG; encoded by the coding sequence ATGGACATGTCCCAGCCCGATCTCAAGACCCTGACCGCCTCCGAAGCCCAGGCCGCCGCCAAGGCGGAGCTGATTGCGCGCGCCGGCAAGCCGGGTCAGGTGAGCCTGGCGGATGTGATGGAGACCGCCAGCGCCTGGCAGCAGGCCGGCCAGTTGGAGCCCGCCGCCCAGCTCTACCAGGCCTGGATCGCCGCCAACGATTCGCCGCTCAAGCCCCTGGCCTGCTACAACTGGGGCACCATCCTGGGCGCGCTGCGGCGTGCCGCCGAGGCCGAGCAGGCCTATCTGATGGCCTTGCAGCTCAAGCCGGGCTTTGCCCAGGCGCAGCTGAACCTGGGCCACCAGCGCGAGCATCTGGGCCGCGTCGAGGAGGCGCTGGCCTGCTGGCAGGCGGTGGTGGCGCTGCAAGCCCCGTTCGAGACCATGGGCGTGGACGTGCTGAGCCTGCGCCTGCATGCCCTCAACAATATGGCGCGGCTGCTGGAAGAGCAGCGCCGCTACGAGGAATCGCAGGCCTGCATGCGCCAGAGCCTGATGCTCAAGGCCGACCAGTCCGACGTGCTGCAGCACTATGTGCACATCCGCCAGAAGCAATGCGACTGGCCGGTCTACCAGCCCGTCGGCGAGGTCACGCACAACCAACTGCTGCGCAGCACCTCGCTGCTGGCCACGCTCAGCGCCAGCGACGATCCGGCCGTGCAGCTGATGATTGCGCAGCGCTTCGTGCACGAGAAGGTGCTGGCCTACAAGGGCAAGCCCCTGCACGAGGCAGCCGCAGCGGCCAAGCCACGCAGCGGCAAGATCAAGATCGGCTATCTCTCGGGCGACCTCTGCATGCACGCGGTGGGCCTGCTGACGCCCGAGCTGTTCGAGCTGCACGACCGTGAGCGTTTCGAGGTCACGGCCTTCTGCTGGAGCCGCGAGGACGGCAGCGCGCAGCGCGCCCGCATCCTCAAGGCCATGGATCAGCATGTGCGCCTGGCCGGCGTGGACGACCAGACCGCCGCGCGCCTGATCGCCGAGGCCGGCATCGACATCCTGGTGGACCTGCAGGGCCTCACCAGCGGCGCGCGCCCCAACATCCTGGTGCAGCGCCCCGCGCCCATCCAGGTCAGCTACCTGGGCCTGCCCGCCACCTCGGCCATCCCGGGCGTGGACTGGATCATCGCGGACCGCTTCGCGATGCCCGAGGACTATCTGCCCTACTGCACCGAGAAGCCGATCTACCTGCCGCATTGCTACCAGGTCAGCGACCGCCAGCGCGTCATCGGCGCGCGTCCCACGCGCGCCCAGTACGGCCTGCCGGAAGACGCCTTCGTGTTCTGCTCCTTCAACAACAACCACAAGTTCAGCGAAGAGATGTTCCGCTGCTGGATGCGGGTGCTGTCGGCGGTGCGGGGCAGTGTGCTGTGGCTGCTGGCCGACAACGCCTGGGCCAAGGCCAATATGCTGCGCGTCGCCGCCGAGTACGGCGTCGGCGAGGAACGCCTGATCTTCGCGCCGCGCGTGGCGCCGCCCGAGTATCTGGCGCGCTTCGTGCTGGCCGACCTGGTGCTGGACACCTTCCCCTACAACGCCGGCACCACCGCCAGCGACTGCCTGTGGATGAACACGCCGATGCTGACGCGCGCTGGCCGCAGCTATATCTCGCGCATGGCCGGCAGCCTGCTGACGAATGTGGGCTTGCCGGACCTGGTGACCTATTCTTTGGCCGAGTACGAGCAGCGCGCCATCCAGATCGGCCAGCAGCCGGCGAGGGCGGCCTCCTACCGCCGCTATCTCGAAGAGCATGGCCATGCCTCGCCGCTGTTCGATATTCCCGGCATGGTGCGCGATCTGGAAGCGCAGTTCGAATCCATTGCGCTGGCGGCACGTCAGCGTCAGGGCGGCTGA
- a CDS encoding type I secretion system permease/ATPase, whose amino-acid sequence MTQRKDPFFDGGQRATRAAPPSLRLADPAPAPADPGHAADPLLDERAELSVDPLLAALAWLTRHHGRARSPESLRAGMPVEGALAPSQALRMMREAGYNAGLLRKPIEDISPLLLPAVLLLKEGDACLLVKHLEPDAQGMPRFEVVFPGEQAQACAASLAELEPEYSGFMIAVTPQEQSQAQQRSDALLPPMSQHWLWGTLKRFTPYYRAAMLAALLSNVLMLVSGLVTSVIYDKVIPHQATVTLWTLAIGAAIALVFDLVARQLRSYLIDLAGRKADLIIGSKLFRQTLGVRMEHKPQSAGSYAHYLAQVEVVRDFFTSATMSALSDLPFVLVFVAMTFVIGGPLGWVLVFVIPMVIAVNIAIQGYLRKAMHTNMAEMADLHGTLVEAIEGLEDLKTSGAEGRFLRRYENGLSIAAASSLRARYLTSWSGNISASLQQAITLVMLVWGVYLIKDGEITSGALIGAVMFAGRALAPLGSLVALASRYQGARNAMISLDQMMNAPNEREASRNYVPLSKLNGRLGLHEVGFAYPPVGQVASPKVLKGVSLKIEPGERVAVLGRIGSGKSTILRLLAGLYQPTEGMVEVDGIDLRQIDPAEFRARVGFVSQEPRLFHGTLRDNVLMGRAHLDASHLVEVAKLTGLDRVVAAHPLGWDLPVGEMGGLLSGGQRQLVALARSLVTKPQILLMDEPTSSMDAQSEMAFLRQLRDAAGACTLIVVTHRPAVLELVQRVMVIDSGKLVVDGPRDQVLAALSGVKPTAAAGGDGAGASNLHMHPATQPVQRSASV is encoded by the coding sequence GTGACACAACGCAAAGACCCCTTCTTCGACGGTGGCCAGCGCGCGACGCGGGCCGCCCCGCCGAGCCTGCGCCTGGCCGATCCGGCGCCCGCGCCTGCCGACCCCGGCCATGCCGCCGATCCGCTGCTGGATGAGCGCGCCGAGCTGAGCGTCGACCCCCTGCTGGCCGCGCTGGCCTGGCTGACGCGCCACCATGGCCGCGCCCGCTCGCCCGAATCGCTGCGCGCCGGCATGCCGGTGGAGGGCGCGCTGGCGCCCAGCCAGGCGCTGCGCATGATGCGCGAGGCCGGCTACAACGCCGGCCTGCTGCGCAAGCCGATCGAGGACATCAGCCCCTTGCTGCTGCCCGCGGTGCTGCTGCTCAAGGAGGGCGATGCCTGCCTGCTGGTCAAGCACCTGGAACCCGATGCCCAGGGCATGCCGCGCTTCGAGGTGGTGTTCCCGGGCGAGCAGGCCCAGGCCTGCGCCGCCAGCCTGGCCGAGCTGGAGCCCGAATACAGCGGCTTCATGATCGCGGTGACGCCGCAGGAGCAGTCCCAGGCCCAGCAGCGCAGCGATGCCCTGCTGCCGCCGATGAGCCAGCATTGGCTGTGGGGCACGCTCAAGCGCTTCACGCCCTATTACCGTGCCGCCATGCTGGCGGCCCTGCTCAGCAATGTGCTGATGCTGGTGTCGGGCCTGGTGACCTCGGTGATCTACGACAAGGTGATCCCGCACCAGGCCACGGTGACGCTGTGGACGCTGGCGATCGGCGCGGCCATCGCGCTGGTGTTCGACCTGGTGGCGCGGCAGCTGCGCAGCTATCTGATCGATCTGGCCGGCCGCAAGGCCGACCTCATCATCGGCTCCAAGCTGTTCCGCCAGACCCTGGGCGTGCGCATGGAGCACAAGCCGCAGTCGGCCGGCTCCTACGCGCATTACTTGGCGCAGGTGGAGGTGGTGCGCGACTTCTTCACCTCGGCCACCATGTCGGCGCTCTCGGACCTGCCCTTCGTGCTGGTGTTCGTGGCCATGACCTTTGTGATCGGCGGGCCGCTGGGCTGGGTGCTGGTGTTTGTGATCCCGATGGTGATCGCGGTCAACATCGCCATCCAGGGCTATCTGCGCAAGGCCATGCACACCAATATGGCCGAGATGGCCGATCTGCACGGCACCCTGGTGGAGGCGATCGAAGGCCTCGAAGACCTCAAGACCTCGGGCGCCGAGGGCCGCTTCCTGCGCCGTTATGAGAACGGCCTGTCGATCGCCGCCGCCTCCTCGCTGCGCGCGCGCTACCTCACCAGCTGGAGCGGCAATATCTCCGCCAGCCTGCAACAGGCCATCACCCTGGTGATGCTGGTGTGGGGCGTCTACCTGATCAAGGATGGCGAGATCACCTCGGGCGCCCTGATCGGCGCGGTGATGTTCGCCGGCCGCGCGCTGGCACCGCTGGGCAGCCTGGTGGCGCTGGCCTCGCGCTACCAGGGCGCGCGCAACGCCATGATCTCGCTGGACCAGATGATGAACGCGCCGAATGAGCGCGAGGCCAGCCGCAACTATGTGCCGCTCAGCAAGCTGAACGGCCGCCTCGGTCTGCACGAGGTTGGCTTTGCCTACCCGCCGGTGGGGCAGGTCGCCTCGCCCAAGGTGCTGAAGGGCGTGAGCCTGAAGATCGAGCCGGGCGAGCGCGTCGCCGTGCTGGGCCGCATCGGCAGCGGCAAGAGCACCATCCTGCGCCTGCTGGCCGGGCTCTACCAGCCCACCGAGGGCATGGTGGAGGTGGACGGCATCGACCTGCGCCAGATCGACCCGGCCGAGTTCCGCGCCCGCGTCGGCTTCGTCTCGCAGGAGCCGCGCCTGTTCCACGGCACGCTGCGCGACAACGTGCTGATGGGCCGCGCCCACCTGGATGCCTCGCACCTGGTGGAGGTGGCCAAGCTCACTGGCCTGGACCGCGTGGTCGCCGCGCATCCGCTCGGCTGGGATCTGCCGGTGGGCGAGATGGGCGGCCTGCTGTCGGGCGGCCAGCGCCAGCTGGTGGCGCTGGCGCGCAGCCTCGTCACCAAGCCGCAGATCCTGCTGATGGACGAGCCCACCAGCTCGATGGACGCGCAGTCCGAAATGGCCTTCCTGCGCCAGCTGCGCGATGCCGCCGGCGCCTGCACCCTGATCGTGGTGACGCACCGCCCGGCGGTGCTGGAGCTGGTGCAGCGCGTGATGGTGATCGACAGCGGCAAGCTGGTGGTGGACGGCCCGCGCGACCAGGTGCTGGCCGCGCTCTCGGGCGTCAAGCCCACGGCGGCCGCCGGCGGGGATGGTGCGGGCGCCTCCAATCTGCATATGCATCCGGCCACCCAGCCGGTGCAGCGTTCGGCATCGGTCTGA